The DNA window GAAGGAGAGAGAAATAAAAAACTCAAAGATAAGGAACTTTGGTTCTTTTTTGTGTGTATTTATAAGCAATGATGGTTGTGATGAGTGAAAACACTTTTACAGAaactagaagaagaagaagaagaagaagaagaagaagaagaagaagagaaagaaaactaTGTCACCAGTTGGATTACCACCAGGTTTCAGGTTTCATCCAACTGATGAAGAACTTGTCAATTATTATCTAAAGAGAAAAATCAGTGGTCAAGAAATTGAACTTGATATCATTCCTGAAGTTGATCTTTATAAATGTGAACCTTGGGAATTAGCAGGTTCTAtactttctttcttttatttttcatatagCAAATTTACACATTCACATGTTTCAATATCATACAAGAAAATGTGTATATGCCATGCCATTAATCTGGTTATTATGAAGTAATCTTGTGCTTCTAAAATATGAAAATGTCACATTATTGAACATATGGATTCAAAAGCTTATAACATAGGTTTAACTAGTTTGCTCACCCTTACGCCATGCTAACTAAAAAAAAGATGGTTTTAAATTGTGGTTGAGAAATTTGATATTGTAAATTATAGCATTCAAACGCATGGTCGATGTTACGACAATTATAGTTGCAATACCATTTTCAAGACCTCTAAAATCTTTATACTGTGATCTTAATTGCAGCTGCAAACCACAATTGAGAAGGCAGTataaatttttagaaatatttatgAATCTATATACATGTATGTGTGTATATTTTCCATATTGACTGATACTTTTCTTATGGAAACATTTTTTGGTTATGGATAGAGAAATCATTTTTGCCAAGTAGAGATCCAGAGTGGTATTTTTTTGGACCAAGGGACAGAAAATACCCTAATGGATTCAGAACAAATAGAGCAACAAGAGCAGGTTACTGGAAATCAACTGGAAAAGACAGAAGAGTTTCATGCCAAAATAGACCTATTGGTATGAAGAAGACTTTGGTTTACTATAGAGGTAGAGCTCCTCAAGGAATTAGAACCGATTGGGTTATGCATGAGTATCGTCTCGATGATAAAGAGTGCGAGGACAACTCTGGATTACAGGTACATATAATATAACTTATGCATACTTGCGCGGAAATTGAATCCTATATACTGTCGACTTTACGGTGCAATGCAACTCAAGTTTAAAATTATGTTTGTAGCAATTCTTGTGTGAACAAATTTAGTTaaacataacaaataaaaaacttcaaacaaatcaaaatatGTTAATTAGAAAAGATTAATAAAGTCCTtgttaaagattaaaaaaatatcagTCATGTGTAATGAGTACATTATGATCATATAATGTAGCTGCATTGTGTGTTTTTCTAAGATGTGTGACATAGCTTTTCGGTTTATACATGATTTAGTAGTAGATATAGAGCTAATAGGTTTTTACTGTTAGCTGTCATTTTAAGGTTTTAAAAGATCGTCCGTTACCGCAAAAATGATCGGAAGGTGTTGATACAGATACCGTTATTCATCGTTTTAATGGTAAAGAacaaattttgattaattcacATTGCAACGCCCACAACTGCAATTGCACCCGCAATATTGACGGCATTAGGAAATGCATTGGACAACTTTGCTCATGTTTTTGTTGTACTCATAACCAGTCTTTGGTGCCCACCTGACCCTTTACCTACTTTCAcaactctcttttttttcttgtgTATATGCACACTTGTCACCATATGAAAAGCATGAAGTTTGATTCTTAACACACATTAACAAAAGCATTTTCATGCTTTTCTCAGCTATAATCACAGTCACATACTGTAGAACCACATTGAATAGAACTTGAAATTATAAAGAATTTACTGAACTATCAAAGAGTTTAGTTAATTTGAACAATAGTAGAACGTGAAAACTGCATGGTGTGCATGGAAAGCTTCAACTTTTCTAGTTGCatagttttctctctcttctcttatGCATATtactttaaatttgtttattataAGATCCTCTATAAACGTATAACTGACATATTCTTTACTTGTGATCCTATAACATCTCTATATGACAAAGTTCTATTCTACTGCATCTTGTGATTTCTTTTGTTAATCTAATGAGACAAAAGTCTCGTACCTACTTAATACTTATGATCCCTATCATCACTTTCTTTTCTCAATTTTGTCATTCTTACTGTTCTTGATCTTGAATTATTAGATTCTTCTGATAAGCCATCAAGGCTTGTACACCCTCATAAAGCAGCAATTCTCATATATATCACTTTCATTTTATGTCGGTTACTTTTTGCTTTATTCTTGTACACAAAATTAGACCATTAGATACTGTATATTATACTcaagaaactaaaaataaaataaagctaGTAAGGGATATAGTGAAACACTTCATCACCAACCGAATAATGCTTTAAATGTTTAAGCCagaataaaaataagctgaaaatatATTATAAACATGTTATAAGTTATTTTCATAAGTCTATTTTACACCATTGAGTTAAGTCGAATTCAAATTCTAATATATCTGATGCAATATATTCTCATATGTGACTATATGAGTAACCTAAAAGTGTCTTAAAGTTTCCACTTGATTACATAGTAGTATCATTATTATTGCTCTTAAAtaagaaacataaaaaaaaaacatttagcaTCTTTGAATTTTTAAGCCACAGACTTGTTTAGACACTGTCCTATAGGGTTTTAATACAGTGTAGAACTGTTTAGGCCACAATTGTTGACTATGCACTATACACTACTTAGATTCGGTTTGAAAATAGCATATAGACATGTCATAAATTGTTTTTGTAGACTCTTTTTAAGAATCTTATGTTTGTTTCGGtagataaattcaaataaatcaattcaaacatGCTCTTCATAAACTTATTGCAATGCAGGATACTTATGCATTGTGTCGCGTGTTCAAGAAAAATGGAATTTGTTCTGATATGGAAGAGCAACAAGCGCAAGCGCAATGTAACATGTCACTAATAGAATGCTCACAGACCATAATCAACGAGTGCGAACAAATGTCTCCGGACATACTTGGTGCATCGTCTTCATGCTTAGAAGAGGAAGACAAAGATGATTCATGGATGCAGTTCATTACAGAAGATGCATGGTATTCTTCTAATGCTGGAATGGTTGGTGGTGAAGAAGTTTCACATGTTACATTTACAAACTAGCATTTTCAAGGCTCAATGGAAATCAAGATTGGTGGTGAATTAAATAACTTGAATGctgaatatatataattaaatatatacacattttatcatatatataatataataaaatattatatacctTACCATAACTGTTAATTAGTAAGAGATTtaacttttgtattttttttcttttctgattTTTATACTTATAATTGGTGAtgatggtttggtttggtttggttggtgGACTTGTTTAGGGTCATATTATAAGGCATTGGttttttatatattcatttttGTACTAAACCTCAATCTTTGAGGTATATTGGTTTTACTTGTGGAATAATGATAAATCACACAAGTGTTTTTCTCATTGTATTTCTCTTTGAGAAAGGAATTATATATAACAAAGAGCATAACAATTTGGCAATATGtatttttctgtttattattgcaaaattgatttaatttacaTTGGAAATAGTAACTACAAAAAATAGTTAGAAAGAATTGTATAATAAAATTACATGAATAGTTCAAAATTGGACCAACATACATAACATTAAGTGTAAACTCTTTGATATTTCATGTCAAGAGAAAATTAACATCCAATCACACCTTCCACTTCTCAAATTCTTCTGACTTTAACATGAAAGAGCTAGCATTTCGATGTCCGCCACCTCCGAAGCCCTAATAGAAGATTCTCAAAAGAAGTTAGATACAAGTCCTATTGAAAGTATGAAGCACAGACAATTAGGCATGTCTCTGTGTCCGATACGCATCGGTTACCGCACGTGTTGTGTTAGGTGTCCATGTCAGTGTTTGTACTTCATAGATTAGATTGCAAGTAATATATCACATGTTAATATAAAAGTCACACAAGAGATGCAATTAGCAAATTGATGAAGGAATAACCTGAGAGATGGGAGTTGTATCTTCATTGTCCAAACTCCTCAGACTTATTTTTAGCTTCTGGTTATTTTCAAGCTCTGGAACATTATATACAACAGCTCCAATACCCCTTAAAGTATAATAAGAACATAAAAAAGTATTGTCCATGAGAAAACAGAAAACTGGTTACAGAGATTCTTCGCCAATGCAAGATAATGAGATATTGAAAGCGAATTAAATCACTAAGTTAAAAAAGAAATATTGAAAGCGAATTTCATGTTTGAGTTCCTTTCCATCAGTTCGGCATACAAAATTTCAACAAATGGTATGATGGAACTGGATCGGAATACAGTGACGAAATGGAAGAGATGTTGACAGAATCCTCTGTCTCTTGACTTGTATCCAAGAACCAATTCCTCACACCCGCCCTTCAACATTGACAGTTCTAATTCAGCTTCCTCTTAAAGCACCCCTAAACTCCATTAACTATTCTATCCTTCGAATTTGGATATCTCCAGTTTGGATTCCACAACAGCTCCCAGATCACGAGTTTTGATACCAGTTGATAGAACTGGGACATTACATTGGAAAGTTACTGATAATAACCTCTACCTCTTGACCTATACTAAAGTGATACCAATGTTGTCAATCAAGGATCGTGGAAAGTAGCGGTTTGCTACATAACATTGTTTGACAATGTTTTGTACTAATATATAGCGATTTGTTCGAATTCCACTAAGCTAAAGTGCCTCTATAGCCGCTATTTAACAACACTAAGTGATACAAGAAAAAAGATGAGGAAACACAGATACAAGACCTCCCGTATGTTTCTATAATATAGCAACCTCTATAATACTACAACCCGGATATATCAGTACATATTAATGAAGGGATTTTTCCAGGCACTCGAATGAGAAATAGTATCCATATAAAcaagaaacaaaataaacaaacctCAATTTCAATTTCTGGCTTTTAGTAGCTAACTGGTGTCCTAGTTCACTCCTTAACTCGGAAAGTGCAGCATCTGCATAAACCGCCTACAATACAAGCACAATTAGTTGAAAGCAACAAGCATACAATTA is part of the Vicia villosa cultivar HV-30 ecotype Madison, WI linkage group LG2, Vvil1.0, whole genome shotgun sequence genome and encodes:
- the LOC131653337 gene encoding NAC domain-containing protein 54-like, with product MSPVGLPPGFRFHPTDEELVNYYLKRKISGQEIELDIIPEVDLYKCEPWELAEKSFLPSRDPEWYFFGPRDRKYPNGFRTNRATRAGYWKSTGKDRRVSCQNRPIGMKKTLVYYRGRAPQGIRTDWVMHEYRLDDKECEDNSGLQDTYALCRVFKKNGICSDMEEQQAQAQCNMSLIECSQTIINECEQMSPDILGASSSCLEEEDKDDSWMQFITEDAWYSSNAGMVGGEEVSHVTFTN